DNA sequence from the Bacillus alveayuensis genome:
TAGAGCATACACAAAATACCGTATAGCCTATCTATTATCATAGTTTAGATAAGAAATTCTGGATATAATTTAGTTTTTTCAGAAAGAAGTTTGTTTAATAGTGATATGGAAGATTACAAAATGCGGCAGTATTTTTGTTGCGCTTGCATCGATTATTGGGTTTTGGTCGGATGCAAAAACATCGATTATGCCAATGATGTATAACATTGGAAACTACGGCAAAGGCCAAATAATCGGATTGCAGAGAAGCAGCATACTTAAAAATATAGAAATTTGAATCAAATTTCAAAACGTATTGATTCATGTGGCTGCTTAAGCGGAGTGAATAACCAAATGGCGCTTTCGACGAAATCCATTGCTTTTAGTTAGCCCGCAAACGCTGTTCATTTGATTCCTATAAACTTAGTATGGAGTCCGTTTGAAAAACAAAAACATTCCCTTCCTGTATAACATTCATTTCTATATTCAGGCATGAGCTTTTGCAAAGAGGGGCAGGTGATAGGACTTTGCAAGGCATACAGACCAGTCTATCACCACACCCGCCCCACATGTTGAATATGATGCCACTGTACAAGGCTTTGATTGTATAAAAACTCAATGATTCACAAGTGATTTCAAAAGGTTTAAACAGGGATTAAAATGTTTTTGAAATCATATCAATCGAAATAAAACGACTTCTGTCAGGAGATTTCTTTATACTTGAACTTTCATTTCATCCCATTGTTTTAGTTGTCTTAAAGATTCTTTATAGTAATTGACCACCACATCTAAATAGTTTCCATGCTTAATCGGCGTAAATGGATTGGGTCCTTCTGCGACCATTTCCATTATAATCGGTCCTTTGAAACCAATTTCATCTAAAGCTTTTATTTGACCTCTAATATCAGAGTGTCCGTTACCTATAGCTTGCCTATTGGAATCAGCGACATGATAAACACCCAGCTTATTCCCTGCGTCCTTGATTGCCTGAATTGGACAAGCCTCCTCAATATTCATATGATATGCATCTAATAATATATAAAGGTTGTCGCTTTTTACTTCATTAATTAATGAAATCGCTTCCTTTGCTGTTAAGATTTGATGGTTCTCATACCGATTGAGTACTTCAAATACAACTTGAAGGCCAACTTCCTCCGCTTTATTTACAATCTCCTTCGTACTAGCTACAAGCAAATCCCAGTCTTTTGTTAAATCTCCGCATCCATGTATTTTCCCAACATCACCATGTAAGCAGATTCTGTTGGCACCTAAATTTTTCGCCCAACTGATTAGGTCTAAAAAATATTGTACGGCACTAGCTCGAATATTTTCATCAGAACTGGAAATGTCTACATTTTCAGGTGTTACGGACAATACCTTCAAGTCATATTTTTTTAAAATCGCTGCTAACTCTTCCGGAGATTGTGACAAATCCCCTTGGACTTCCACTCCGTCAACACCAATCTCCTTGGATATTTTACATTTCTTTTCAAAATCTATATCTCCAAACGTCCATAAACAAAGACCATAATCTCTTTTCATATTATTTTCCCTCCGGCAAGTAGTAATTTATACAATTCTATTATTTATAGATTGTATCAAAATCCGAAATATTCTGAATACTATAAGTTGTAAGATTTTGAATCTGTTAAGCTTTCACAGATTCAATACTAGTTATTGCAATTTTGTTGAAACGGATCTAGTCCTATTATCTTAATTTTTCTTAGTTTTACAGTTGGCGGATCAAATATAATAGTAATTTCCGATTCAGAATCTATAACTTTAATTCCTTCTTCCATTCATTGTTTTGCAGCTTCAAACAGGTAAGTCCTCAGCTTGTTCTTTAGTAATGACCAACTTCATTTACAAGATAGTCTAATTCTTCTTATATCAGATTTTCCGATTCTTCCGACCTATTTCATCTTTCTATCCAATAGTTCATATTTCATGTTTTACATGTATTTCCTGCAATTAAATTGACAATTAACCCTATATATGGTAATTGAATAAATAAAGGGGCATGTAAAAAATTGCCGTCTCTTCATCATTTTCTGTGGTTGACACACAATCCTAGTAATAAGTTAGCGAGAGTGTATCACTGAGCAGGTAATGTCCTTTTTCAGCTTGCTGACTACTGGGTTGGTAGGCTAGGAGCGGTCAATGCTTTCCTTGAATTGCATAAAGGAATCATTTGATATTGTAATAAATGGACTTGAAACGTTTCAATAATCTATATGAATCAAGATGTAAACTTATGTAATTTTAAAAAACAGAAAATTTTTTATTATAGTAATGTTAATAAATATTGTAATATCTATAAGAACGATTTGGTAATTATCTATTTGGATATTGCTTAAAAGAGGTGGGAAAATAAATTACTCTCTAATTGAAAGGGGGTGAAATAAAATGGTATTTGCGATGGAAAGTGGTAGAAAAAAGAGCATGGGCGTTTTTCTTGTATTCGTATTAGGATTTATGTTTTTGGCTAGCTCTTTACTATTTCCTCCTAAAATGGATACTGCAAAAGTAAGTAGCACTTCAGTTGCCTCATCTGAATTTAAAAATGTAGAAATGAATTTGGCTCAAGTTATTTATAAATACAGTAGAAAAGATAAAAATGACAAAAGAATTACTTGGAATGAGTCACAACAAAAGGCTTCTAAAATTGTAAATATGGTTTTAACAGGCTCTGATGTTGCTTCAGCAATTAGCGTTGTGTTAGGATTCTTTTCTTTTGGAACTGTTACTGCTATTGCTTGGGCTGCTAGAATGACATTGAAGTGGTATATCAAAAAGAAAGGTAGAAAAAAAGCAGTAACTTGGTAATGCATGAGTGAAGTAGTTCTGATATTTTTAGAGCTACTTCACTTTATAAAAATGGTGTTGTGTGGGAGGGATTTTATGCAAAGCAAATCCTTATTAGGGTCTTATTTTAAAACAATTGTCGAACCTTATAAAATGTTCAATGAGCTACAAGAAAAACCAAATACATTAAGGCCCTTTTTGATTATATTACTGAGTGGAATTATTCTGACAGTTGTTACTTTTCCTCATACGTTTAAAGAGATTAAATATTTATTTAATTTAGACTCCTCTATATCTACTACCGTTGTTGTCTTTTTTATTTTTACATTCTTAATTTGCGGATCTGTAATTATTGAGTGGGTGATGTTATCTGTTTTACTCTATTTTATTATATCTCTTCTATCACCTGCTATAAGTAATTTTAGGATTGTGTTTAGTGTGGCTGGCTTTAGTTGGGTACCAATTATTCTTAAAACAATATCTTTTGCTACACTTGTTTTAATTACAGGAGAAGTATTTGAACCGGTAGGACTGCGGGTTCTGGTTCCAAATCTAGATCATGATGTGGCTGTTGCTCTTCTTAATCAAGTTGAGCCTTTTTTAATATGGCAGTTTGTTTTATTGTATTTTGGTGTTAAAGCATTATTGAAATCTGAAAGACGGGTTGCTCCTTTACTTATTGTAAGTATTATCTTTGTAGCAAACTTGACATTAAAAACAATTCCATCGATTATGACAAGTTTCCTATAAATTAAGGAGAGTAGTTATTATGAAAAAAAGAATGCTCATATTTTTATTGGTCACGGCGTTTTTTACAGTTTCGGTTATTATGGTTGAGTTAAGTATCCGTTCAGCTGTTTTATCGCCATTTATTCTTCTCGATTCAAAAAAAAATGTAGGAGTCCAGAAGCTTTTAACTGGCTATTCCATATACCAAGGGGACTATCTTTTAGATATTGAAAATACTGAAGAAGACTCTACCAATCGTCCGCTCGCTTTTCATATTGGACCTATTGATTATCAATTTATCAAAGTCAATACAGAAAACATTATCTTACCTGCTGGAGAAGAGCTGACTGTTATGACGAGAAGAGGGGTTGAACCGTCTTTTAGTAAGGAAGTGACGATTCAGTCTAGTAAGAGGAAATTTTTTTTTAATGAATATACAATACGTGCTGCAAAAAATGATGGATCATTCTCCATCCAATTGAAGACGGAGTTTAGTAAAACTCTTACTTTTTTGATATATGGTTGTTCATTTTTATTGCCTTTTCTTTTGGCATTGTTTATTAACAAGGTTCTTCCATGGCGCAATCTTTTTACATTGTTTGTTCCGTTTATCTTAGCTGGAATCCTTCCATTGATATTAAACTATCATTTTTCGATGGGTTACGCACTACTTTTAACAAAATCATACATTTGGAGCATTTTGTTATGTATCTTTCTCCCGACGTTTTTATCAGTTTCATTGACAACTGCTATATACCAATGGACGATAAAAAGTGATGAGGATATTGAAGGAGAGTCTGAAATGGAGGAATCAGATTTCCTTGAATTTTCAAAAAGAGAAATAGTTATAATTTTTGTACTCACTATAGGAAGTCTTGCTTACTTTTTCTCATTTTTCCTTTTTCCACTATCCCTATATGTAAAAATTGTGGACAAATGGTATTTATTTGCTGCTTGGTATTTATCGTTAACCCTTATTATAATGCTAGTTTATACTGTAATACATCGTTTCATGGGGAACTATGAAAATGTG
Encoded proteins:
- a CDS encoding Zn-dependent protease with chaperone function (product_source=COG0501; cath_funfam=3.30.2010.10; cog=COG0501; pfam=PF01435; transmembrane_helix_parts=Inside_1_6,TMhelix_7_26,Outside_27_155,TMhelix_156_178,Inside_179_182,TMhelix_183_205,Outside_206_214,TMhelix_215_234,Inside_235_267,TMhelix_268_290,Outside_291_299,TMhelix_300_322,Inside_323_413,TMhelix_414_433,Outside_434_437,TMhelix_438_460,Inside_461_532), whose translation is MKKRMLIFLLVTAFFTVSVIMVELSIRSAVLSPFILLDSKKNVGVQKLLTGYSIYQGDYLLDIENTEEDSTNRPLAFHIGPIDYQFIKVNTENIILPAGEELTVMTRRGVEPSFSKEVTIQSSKRKFFFNEYTIRAAKNDGSFSIQLKTEFSKTLTFLIYGCSFLLPFLLALFINKVLPWRNLFTLFVPFILAGILPLILNYHFSMGYALLLTKSYIWSILLCIFLPTFLSVSLTTAIYQWTIKSDEDIEGESEMEESDFLEFSKREIVIIFVLTIGSLAYFFSFFLFPLSLYVKIVDKWYLFAAWYLSLTLIIMLVYTVIHRFMGNYENVGFTEQFYSLKKTIEAACSINVNLFTKKESENETNAWVYSTPFASKKSINIYMTEGLIKKFTLDEVKAVLFHEIGHIKRKHGRWILFITFGVATLISLLMFFTRKIMLGFGWGQYILIFPVGIIALIGLTEWLPNKISKMFEHQADEFAVRQLGNKELYIQTLMKLERISEKENDEFDFKRKEWKETHPSFQKRINFIKDLV
- a CDS encoding circularin A/uberolysin family circular bacteriocin (product_source=TIGR03651; pfam=PF09221; superfamily=47869; tigrfam=TIGR03651; transmembrane_helix_parts=Inside_1_12,TMhelix_13_32,Outside_33_97,TMhelix_98_120,Inside_121_139); amino-acid sequence: MVFAMESGRKKSMGVFLVFVLGFMFLASSLLFPPKMDTAKVSSTSVASSEFKNVEMNLAQVIYKYSRKDKNDKRITWNESQQKASKIVNMVLTGSDVASAISVVLGFFSFGTVTAIAWAARMTLKWYIKKKGRKKAVTW
- a CDS encoding sugar phosphate isomerase/epimerase (product_source=COG1082; cath_funfam=3.20.20.150; cog=COG1082; pfam=PF01261; superfamily=51658); this encodes MKRDYGLCLWTFGDIDFEKKCKISKEIGVDGVEVQGDLSQSPEELAAILKKYDLKVLSVTPENVDISSSDENIRASAVQYFLDLISWAKNLGANRICLHGDVGKIHGCGDLTKDWDLLVASTKEIVNKAEEVGLQVVFEVLNRYENHQILTAKEAISLINEVKSDNLYILLDAYHMNIEEACPIQAIKDAGNKLGVYHVADSNRQAIGNGHSDIRGQIKALDEIGFKGPIIMEMVAEGPNPFTPIKHGNYLDVVVNYYKESLRQLKQWDEMKVQV
- a CDS encoding hypothetical protein (product_source=COG2881; cog=COG2881; pfam=PF04893; superfamily=81648; transmembrane_helix_parts=Outside_1_30,TMhelix_31_53,Inside_54_57,TMhelix_58_80,Outside_81_83,TMhelix_84_106,Inside_107_114,TMhelix_115_137,Outside_138_156,TMhelix_157_179,Inside_180_191,TMhelix_192_214,Outside_215_217), which produces MQSKSLLGSYFKTIVEPYKMFNELQEKPNTLRPFLIILLSGIILTVVTFPHTFKEIKYLFNLDSSISTTVVVFFIFTFLICGSVIIEWVMLSVLLYFIISLLSPAISNFRIVFSVAGFSWVPIILKTISFATLVLITGEVFEPVGLRVLVPNLDHDVAVALLNQVEPFLIWQFVLLYFGVKALLKSERRVAPLLIVSIIFVANLTLKTIPSIMTSFL